One Aegilops tauschii subsp. strangulata cultivar AL8/78 chromosome 2, Aet v6.0, whole genome shotgun sequence genomic window, ATTTCGCGGCAGCAAACGGCGGGCAGTACCTGGGTCTCCTCAACGCGACCAACGGCACCGCAAGCGACCCCATCTTGGCGGTGGAGCTGGACACCATCCTGAGCCCCGAGTTCCACGACATCAACAGCAACCACGTCGGCATCGACGTCAATAGCCTCATCTCGCAGCAGGCCCAGCCGGCTGGCTACGACGACGATCACCACGGCGGCGCCTTCCGAGACTTGAAGCTAGATAGCGGCAAGCCCATGCAGGTGTGGGTGGACTACGACGGCCAGTCCAAGCAACTCAAGGTGACTTTGGCTCCCGTGCAAGTGCCCAAGCCCAGGAATCCTCTGCTCTCCCAAGCCGTCGATCTCTCCACGCTCATGGCGGATGCGATGTACGTCGGCTTCTCGACGTCGATATACGCCGGCTTCTCGTCGTCGTCGGGAGTTGTCTTGGCACACCACTACGTGCTCGGATGGAGCTTCAGCTTGGACGGACCTGCCCCGCCGCTTGATTTGTCCAAGCTTCCTGCCTTGCCACGCGTGGGCGCGAAGCCTCGGTCCAAGGTCCTGGATGTTGTGTTGCCGCTCGCCACCGCGTTGCTCGTTGCAGCGGTGCTAGCTGTGGTCTTCTTCTTTGTGTGGCGTCGGCGCCGGTTTGCCGAGGTGCGCGAAGATTGGGAAGACGAGTTTGGTCCCCATCGTTTTGCATACAAGGACCTGCATCGTGCCACGGATGGGTTCATGGAGCGGAATTTACTTGGTGTCGGAGGATTTGGCAGAGTATATAAAGGGGTGCTTTCTGCATCCAATTCGGAGATCACAGTGAAGAGGGTGTCACATGATTCAAGGCAAGGAATACGAGAGTTCATAGCCGAGGTGGTGAGCATTGGCCGTCTCCGACACCGGAATCTTGCACAGTTGCTGGGCTACTGCCGGCGCAAGGACCAGCTTCTTTTGGTTTATGACTACATGCCAAATGATAGTCTTGACAAGTATTTGCACCATCCACATATGCCCGCAATATTTTGGCCCGAAAGGTACTGGATCATCAAAGGTGTTGCATCAGGCCTATTGTATCTTCACGAGGACTGGAAAAAAATTGTGATTCACAGAGATATAAAAGCAAGCAATGTGCTCTTAGACGAACAGATGAATGGACGCCTGGGAGATTTTGGCCTAGCAAAATTATATGACCATGGAACTGATGCTCAAACAACCCATGTTGTTGGCACCAGGGGATACCTCGCACCAGAGCTTGTGCGCACCGGGAAGGCAACGCCCTTAACCGATGTATTCGCATTCGGTATGTTTCTTCTAGAGGTTGCATGTGGATGAAGGCCAATCCAGCATGACGAGCATAACAACACCGTGGTGTTGGTTGATTCGGTGCGTGAGCGCTACCGCAATGGATCAATCCTCGAGGTGGTGGATCCGCGACTAACAGGAAAGTTTGACACGGAGGAGATTACCCTGATACTGCAACTTGGGTTGTTGTGCTCACACCCATTACCTAATGAAAGACCTAGCATGCGGAAGGTCATGCAATATCTAGACTGTGGTAAATGCATCCCGGACTTGTCGTCGACTTTGGCACTAATGCAGACAGAAGGCTCCGATTTGCACGTCATGTCGTTCTCTCCTGAGACTAGCATTGGCGTCGTGTCTTGTGGTTCTTCAGCAACGGTTCTAGCTGAGGGTAGATGAAGTTGTTCATTGTGTATTCAACTTCTTTTTATGGTTTGATTCTGAAAATACTTATCTTGGATGTCTTATAATAAATTTGTGATCATAGCTCGAGGTTGGTTCTTTTCTTTTTGTGTCTCACTATGAGTTAGTCGAGTGAGCAAATATTATTTCTGATATTTCTTTTTGAGTATGTATTGTTTTCAGGGTGCAGCTATGTGTCGCTTTGTACGAGACAGTAACTCGGCGCGCCTATAGGGAACCAGTAGTGGGCTGGCCCAGTAACCATGTGGGTTTGTCATGTTCAAATCACACAcctattttttcttttcttttttctctttttatatTCTGAAAAATACTAAATACATATAATAAGAAAAAGAAATTTAGTTCATACCCTATGTCCTGCTGGTTTTGTTATTCATGAAATTGCGACCAAGAGTTTGTCTATCTGATGATAGATGATGATGAGGACCCTAGgcctccctttatataggcaGTAGAGGTCTAGGGTTTACATGGCGGTAGATGCAGTCTAGGGCCTCGCCGCCCTTTAGTCTTGGAGGGCATGAAGGTCGTCACCGCCGCCTAGGGCTTACTTGGGCCAAGTGGGCCCCTTGTAGATGATGAGGCCGGGCTCCTTTATGTGAGCCACCCCTGGTATAGGGCCCCGTCACAACTCCCGATCCCTTCCTGTTGTGTATATATTGTGGCATGTATAGATTGTTTCTTGTACATTAAGCCCACCTTCTATTTCCTTATATAGATTTAGATAGAGGC contains:
- the LOC109775711 gene encoding L-type lectin-domain containing receptor kinase SIT2-like, with protein sequence MLLALVVLILLSRDGEVASSLDDGQFAYQGFGGANLTLDGMATVMPNGLLALTNSTQQTKAHAFHPTPLHFLHKPTPATNATTVPCSFSTSFVFAIVSRYDGVSDHGLAFVVAPTTNFAAANGGQYLGLLNATNGTASDPILAVELDTILSPEFHDINSNHVGIDVNSLISQQAQPAGYDDDHHGGAFRDLKLDSGKPMQVWVDYDGQSKQLKVTLAPVQVPKPRNPLLSQAVDLSTLMADAMYVGFSTSIYAGFSSSSGVVLAHHYVLGWSFSLDGPAPPLDLSKLPALPRVGAKPRSKVLDVVLPLATALLVAAVLAVVFFFVWRRRRFAEVREDWEDEFGPHRFAYKDLHRATDGFMERNLLGVGGFGRVYKGVLSASNSEITVKRVSHDSRQGIREFIAEVVSIGRLRHRNLAQLLGYCRRKDQLLLVYDYMPNDSLDKYLHHPHMPAIFWPERYWIIKGVASGLLYLHEDWKKIVIHRDIKASNVLLDEQMNGRLGDFGLAKLYDHGTDAQTTHVVGTRGYLAPELVRTGKATPLTDVFAFGMFLLEVACG